The genomic DNA GCTTGGCATGAAGCCAATGCATTACGGAGCATCGATGAAAGCAGTAAAGAGCCCATCGATCGCTCTATGACCTTGAAGTTGCTTCGGCACTTTGGGGCAGTCCAGTTAGCTTTAAATTAATTGGAGAGTTTGATCCTGGCTCAGATTGAACGCTGGCGGTATGCCTAACACATGCAAGTCGAACGAGGTAGCAATACCTAGTGGCGGACGGGGGAGGAATACGTAGGGATCTGCCTTTAAGTGGGGGATAACCCGGGGAAACCCGGATTAATACCGCATGATCTCGCAAGAGCAAAGTGGGGGATCGCAAGACCTCACGCTTTTAGAGGAACCTACGTCGGATTAGCTTGTTGGTGAGGTAATGGCTCACCAAGGCGACGATCCGTAACTGGTCTGAGAGGATGATCAGTCACACCGGAACTGAGACACGGTCCGGACTCCTACGGGAGGCAGCAGTGGGGAATATTGGACAATGGGCGAAAGCCTGATCCAGCAATACCGCGTGTGTGAAGAAGGCCTTCGGGTTGTAAAGCACTTTAAGTTGGGAAGAAAAAACTTCAATTAATACTTGAAGTCTTGACGGTACCGACAGAATAAGCACCGGCTAACTCTGTGCCAGCAGCCGCGGTAATACAGAGGGTGCTAGCGTTAATCGGATTTACTGGGCGTAAAGCGTGCGTAGGCGGTTTGATAAGTCGGTTGTGAAAGCCCCGGGCTCAACCTGGGAATTGCGGCCGATACTGTCAGACTAGAAAACGGTAGAGGGAGGCGGAACTCCAGGTGTAGCGGTGAAATGCGTAGATATCTGGAAGAACACCGATGGCGAAGGCAACCTCCTGGGCCTGTTTTGACGCTGAGGCACGAAAGCGTGGGTAGCAAACAGGATTAGATACCCTGGTAGTCCACGCCGTAAACGATGAGAACTTGACGTTGGTTTGCTTAGCAAATCGGTGTCGTAGCTAACGCGATAAGTTCTCCGCCTGGGGAGTACGGCCGCAAGGTTGAAACTCAAAGGAATTGACGGGGGCCCGCACAAGCGGTGGAGTATGTGGTTTAATTCGATGCAACGCGAAGAACCTTACCTGGTCTTGACATGTCAAGAAGTCTGCAGAGATGCGGATGTGCCTTCGGGAACTTGAACACAGGTGCTGCATGGCTGTCGTCAGCTCGTGTCGTGAGATGTTGGGTTAAGTCCCGCAACGAGCGCAACCCTTGCCCTTAGTTGCCATCATTCAGTTGGGCACTCTAAGGGGACCGCCGGTGACAAACCGGAGGAAGGTGGGGATGACGTCAAGTCATCATGGCCCTTATGACCAGGGCTACACACGTACTACAATGGTCGGTACAGAGGGTTGCCAACCCGCGAGGGGGAGCTAATCCCAGAAAGCCGATCGTAGTCCGGATTGGAGTCTGCAACTCGACTCCATGAAGTCGGAATCGCTAGTAATCGCGGATCAGCACTTGTCGCGGTGAATACGTTCCCGGGCCTTGTACACACCGCCCGTCACACCATGGGAGTTGGCTGCACCAGAAGCCGGTAGTCTAACCGCAAGGGGGACGCCGTCCACGGTGTGGTCAATGACTGGGGTGAAGTCGTAACAAGGTAGCCGTAGGGGAACCTGCGGCTGGATCACCTCCTTTAGAGAACGCTTCTCAAGCGTTCGGAAGCATCCAGCAAAAATCACTTGTCATCAGAAATCAGAGTTGCCCAAGGATCGTCCTGTCATCAGGGCTGATTCGGCGCTCTATCCGTTGTTCGGGTCTGTAGCTCAGGTGGTTAGAGCGCACCCCTGATAAGGGTGAGGTCGGAAGTTCGAGTCTTCCCAGACCCACCATTTGACCCACCATTATCGGAGGGTCACATCTCCAACAACGGAACGGAATCTCCAGGTAACTGGACGACCGGGGCCATAGCTCAGCTGGGAGAGCACCTGCTTTGCAAGCAGGGGGTCGTCGGTTCGATCCCGACTGGCTCCACCATTTATTTCGATTGATCCAAGCCATTTGCGCAAGCAGATGATTTTGATGAATCGGATGCTTCGGTATCTGATTTGAACTGTTCTTTAAAAATTAGGGTTGTAGTTAAACACTGTAAAGCAACAGCGTGACGATTCAGTAATGAGTTGTGACGTTCTCAATGCCTTTGGTGCTTAACGGCGGAAGTAAACGTAATTGTAGGAATAGTTGTGGTTATAAAACCGTAATTTCGAATGCTCGAAAGAACGTTTGAGGTTATATGGTCAAGTGACCAAGCGCATCTGGTGGATGCCTTGGCGGCAACAGGCGATGAAAGACGTAGTAGCCTGCGATAAGCCTCGGGGAGCTGGCAAACAAGCTTTGATCCGAGGATTTCTGAATGGGGCAACCCACGGCTTAGGCCGTATCCCGCAAGGGAGGCTAACGCAGGGAACTGAAACATCTAAGTACCTGCAGGAAAAGAAATCAACCGAGATTCCCCTAGTAGTGGCGAGCGAACGGGGAGTAGCCCTTAAGTTTTGTGCGGTTTAGTGGAACAGTCTGGAAAGTCTGGTCATAGCGGGTGATAGCCCCGTACACGAAAAACTGCATGAGATGAAATCGAGTAAGGCGAGGCACGTGAAACCTTGTCTGAATATGGGGGGACCATCCTCCAAGGCTAAATACTCGTTGCCGACCGATAGTGAACCAGTACCGTGAGGGAAAGGCGAAAAGAACCCCTGTGAGGGGAGTGAAATAGAACCTGAAACCGGATGCGTACAAGCAGTCAGAGCCCGCAAGGGTGATGGCGTACCTTTTGTATAATGGGTCAGCGACTTACTAGTCTGTAGCAAGCCTAACCGTATAGGGAAGGCGTAGGGAAACCGAGTCTTAATAGGGCGCTTAGTTGCAGGCTGTAGACCCGAAACCCGTCGATCTATCCATGTCCAGGGTGAAGTTGTGGTAACACACAATGGAGGCCCGAACTCACGCCTGTTGAAAAAGTCGGAGATGAGGTGTGGATAGGAGTGAAAGGCTAATCAAGGCGGGTGATAGCTGGTTCTCCTCGAAAGCTATTGAGGTAGCGCCTCGCGTCTAACTCAGGGGGGTAGAGCACTGTTACGGCTAGGGGGGACATAAGTCCTTACCAAACCGTTGCAAACTCCGAATACCCTGAAGTTCAATCGCGGGAGACACACGGTGGGAGCTAAATTTCATCGTGAAGAGGGAAACAACCCAGACCGCCAGCTAAGGTCCCTAAATCATCGCTAAGTGGTAAACGATGTGGAAAGTCATAGACAGCCAGGATGTTGGCTTAGAAGCAGCCATCATTTAAAGAAAGCGTAATAGCTCACTGGTCGAGTCGGTCCGCGCGGAAGATGTAACGGGGCTAAGCGATGTACCGAAGCTGCGGGTGCATAGCAATATGCGCGGTAGAGGAGCGTTCCGTAAGCCTGCGAAGGTGACTCGTAAGGGTTGCTGGAGGTATCGGAAGTGCGAATGCTGACATGAGTAACGATAATGCAGGTGAAAAACCTGCACGCCGTAAGCCCAAGGTTTCCTGCGCAACGATTTTCGGCGCAGGGTAAGTCGGATCCTAAGGCGAGGCCGAAAGGCGTAGTCGATGGCAAACAGGTTAATATTCCTGTACTTCCTTAGCTGCGATGGGAGGACGGAGAAGGTTAGACCAGCCACCTGTTGGATGGTGGTTTAAGCGCAAAGGAGTGCACTCTAGGCAAATCCGGAGTGATTATCTGAAGCGTGATGACGAGTCTCTTTTGAGACGAAGTGGTTGATACCATGCTTCCAAGAAAAGTCCCTAAGCTTCAGGCAAAAGGAATCCGTACCCCAAACCGACACAGGTGGGCGAGGAGAGTATCCTAAGGCGTTTGAGAGAACTCGGGAGAAGGAACTCGGCAAATTTGAACCGTAACTTCGGGATAAGGTTCGCCTACGCAAGTAGGCCGCAGTGAAGAGGGGGTTGCGACTGTTTATCAAAAACACAGCACTCTGCAAACACGAAAGTGGACGTATAGGGTGTGACTCCTGCCCGGTGCTGGAAGGTTAATTGATGGGGTCAGCCGCAAGGCGAAGCTCTTGATCGAAGCCCCAGTAAACGGCGGCCGTAACTATAACGGTCCTAAGGTAGCGAAATTCCTTGTCGGGTAAGTTCCGACCTGCACGAATGGAGTAACGATAGCCCCACTGTCTCCTTCCGAGGCTCAGTGAAATTGAAATCGCTGTGACGATGCAGTGTTCCCGCGGCAAGACGGAAAGACCCCGTGAACCTTCACTACAACTTTACATTGGACTTTGAAATTGCTTGTGTAGGATAGGTGGGAGGCATTGAAGTCAGGACGCTAGTCTTGATGGAGCCAACCTTGAAATACCACCCTGGTAATTTCGGAGTTCTAACCTCGATCGGTATATCCCGGTCAGGGACAATGTATGGTGGGTAGTTTGACTGGGGCGGTCTCCTCCCAAAGAGTAACGGAGGAGTGCGAAGGTAACCTCAGCGCGGTCGGAAATCGCGCAGTGAGTGCATAGGCATAAGGTTGCTTGACTGCAAGACAAACAAGTCGAGCAGGTACGAAAGTAGGTCTAAGTGATCCGGTGGTTCTGTATGGAAGGGCCATCGCTCAACGGATAAAAGGTACTCCGGGGATAACAGGCTGATACTGCCCAAGAGTCCATATCGACGGCAGTGTTTGGCACCTCGATGTCGGCTCATCGCATCCTGGGGCTGTAGCAGGTCCCAAGGGTTTGGCTGTTCGCCAATTAAAGCGGTACGCGAGCTGGGTTCAGAACGTCGTGAGACAGTTCGGTCCCTATCTGCCGTGGGCGTTTGATATTTGAGAGGAGTTGACCTTAGTACGAGAGGACCGGGTTGAACGTATCTCTGGTGTTCCGGTTGTCACGCCAGTGGCATCGCCGGGTAGCTAAATACGGACGGGATAACCGCTGAAAGCATCTAAGCGGGAAGCCCACCTCAAGATGAGATATCACGGATCTTAAGATCCCTAAAGAGCCCTTGTAGACAACAAGGTTGATAGGCGCGATGTGGAAGTGCAGTAATGCATGGAGCTAACGCGTACTAATTGCTCGTGAGGCTTGACCATATAACGCTCAAGCGTTCTTGGCTCAGACACAATCTGACCGAGACACAGCGTTCCTACAAGTTGTAACGCCAAGGCCTAAAGCGGTAACAAGCCGAAACGTGAAGTAACCAAGGCATTGATGTTGCCCAACGTGTTTGACTACAACCCCAATTCGAGAGATCAGTCGCAAGACTGATCCCTCAAACAGTTTGCCTGGCGGCCATAGCGAGTTGGAACCACCCGTTCCCATCCCGAACACGGTAGTGAAACAGCTCAGCGCCGATGGTAGTGTGGCCAAGACCATGCGAGAGTAGGACACTGCCAGGCTCCAACCAAAACCCCCTGATCGTTAACCGGTCAGGGGGTTTTCCTTTGAACGGCTTTTCTTAATCCAAAAAAAACAGCGATGTCAGGCTGTTGGACGGAACAGCTGGAAGCGGCTGCTCGCTTCGATCTCGTAGTAATCGCCAGGGCCACCCGCACGCAGTACCGGATGCGCCGCTGCCGTGTCGTAGATTCCATTCTTCAGCAACGATCTGGAGATGTGGACTGCAACGACTTCGCCCAGTATCAGCCAGCTATCAGCCAGCGTTCCGTCATGGCCTTTCAACTGGATGATCTGGGTCATCCGGCATTCGAAGGACACCGGACTTTCGGCGACTCTAGGTGCCTTGATCAGCCGTGACGGAGCTGGCGTCAGGCCGGCCAGCACGAACTCGTCGACTTCAGGCGCCACCGGCGCACAACTCGCGTTCATGGCTTCAGCGAGTGGACGTGTCACCAGGTTCCAGGCGAACTCGCCGGTCTGCTCGATGTTCCGCACGGTGTCCTTGT from Nevskia ramosa DSM 11499 includes the following:
- a CDS encoding flavin reductase family protein; this translates as MSESDRDHYYEPRNGHGLPHDPFNAIVGPRPIGWISSQDAEGHRNLAPYSFFNAFNYVPPIIGFSSIGYKDTVRNIEQTGEFAWNLVTRPLAEAMNASCAPVAPEVDEFVLAGLTPAPSRLIKAPRVAESPVSFECRMTQIIQLKGHDGTLADSWLILGEVVAVHISRSLLKNGIYDTAAAHPVLRAGGPGDYYEIEASSRFQLFRPTA